The segment ATAGTGCTTGGTGGTTTGGAACTGATATCGTAAACGACTCTGTTCACACCTTTAACTTCATTTATTATTCTTCCTGAAATCTTTTCAAGCACTTTGTATGGCAATCTGACCCAGTCTGCAGTCATTGCGTCTTCGCTGTTAACGGCTCTTATGACAATAGGATAATCATAGGTTCTTTTATCGCTCATTACCCCTACGCTTTTTATTGCGGGCAGAACAGCAAATGACTGCCATATTTTGTTATACAGCCCTGCTCTTTTGATTTCCTCAATCAAAATATAATCTGCTTTCTGAAGAATCTCAAGTCTCCTTGTATTGACTTCACCAATAATCCTTATAGCAAGGCCAGGGCCCGGGAAAGGCTGCCTCCATACTATTTCCTCCGGAAGTCCCAGCTCTATGCCGAGCACTCTTACTTCATCTTTAAAAAGCATTCTCAAAGGTTCAATCAGCTTTATCTTCATATCATCAGGCAGACCCCCGACATTATGATGGGATTTTATTTTTGCCGCATTTTCGGTTCCGCTTTCTATCACATCAGAATAAAGCGTTCCCTGAACAAGATAATCGGCATCTTTGATCTTTTTGGCTTCTTCTTCAAATATTCTAATAAACTCAGTCCCTATTATCTTTCTTTTTCTTTCAGGATTTGTAACATTTTTAAGCTTTGAAAGAAACCTGTCTTTTGCTTTTACATGTACAAGATTTATCTTGAAATTCTCTTTAAATGTCTTTTCAACCTGTTCTGCTTCACCCATTCTTAAAAGACCGTGATCTACAAAAATACATGTCAGCCTGTCTCCTACTGCTTTGCTTACAAGTATTGCAGCCACCGAAGAATCCACCCCGCCGCTTAAGGCACATATTATCCTGCCGTCTTTCGTTTTCTCTCTTATCTCTTTAATTTCCTTTTCAATAATTGATACCATTGTCCATGTCGGGGAACATCTGCATATCTTAAAAAGAAAATTCTTTAATATATTCATCCCTGAAGGCGTATGTCTGACTTCAGGATGAAACTGGATGCCAAACATCTTTTTTGATGTTTCCTCAATTCCTGCTATTGGTATATTATCTGTAGATGCAATCACTTTAAAAGAAGGCGGAAGAGTGGAAACGCTATCCCTGTGGCTCATCCAACAGGTTTCTACCGGCTGAAGATTTTCAAACAGCTGAGAACTGTTATCCATCCTTATTTTTGTTTTTCCGGACTCGTTTGTTCCGCCTGCAGCTATTCTGCCGCCAAGAATGC is part of the Actinomycetota bacterium genome and harbors:
- the guaA gene encoding glutamine-hydrolyzing GMP synthase, with translation MKNNDTYFENIIVLDFGGQYSQLIARRVRELRVYSELLPFDVKIEQIKAKKPKGIILSGSPFSMLSGERKFNVDPRIFSLGVPVLGICYGMQLMAGILGGRIAAGGTNESGKTKIRMDNSSQLFENLQPVETCWMSHRDSVSTLPPSFKVIASTDNIPIAGIEETSKKMFGIQFHPEVRHTPSGMNILKNFLFKICRCSPTWTMVSIIEKEIKEIREKTKDGRIICALSGGVDSSVAAILVSKAVGDRLTCIFVDHGLLRMGEAEQVEKTFKENFKINLVHVKAKDRFLSKLKNVTNPERKRKIIGTEFIRIFEEEAKKIKDADYLVQGTLYSDVIESGTENAAKIKSHHNVGGLPDDMKIKLIEPLRMLFKDEVRVLGIELGLPEEIVWRQPFPGPGLAIRIIGEVNTRRLEILQKADYILIEEIKRAGLYNKIWQSFAVLPAIKSVGVMSDKRTYDYPIVIRAVNSEDAMTADWVRLPYKVLEKISGRIINEVKGVNRVVYDISSKPPSTIEWE